The segment TTGCTGTACAACGCGCCGTGCAAATAAGACACATAGCCAAGTTCACCCGGTTGATACGGCCGGATAATGACACGAGGCACTTCCGCTTGCTCGAAGTTCAGCAAAGACTCGACGGTTCTCATGGCAGAAGTCAAACGGTCCACTTGCTGTGCATTGAGTGCATCAATCATTTTGCCGACTTCCCTGTTAGCATCGTCTACCAATCCTCGATGAACTTTTTCTCCGTATTCGGTTAAATGAATCAAAAATTGCCGTTTGTCTGTGGATGCTTGTTTTTTGGAAATGATGTTTTCTTCTTGGAACTTCTGGATCATGCGGCTCATATAACCGCGGTCGATGCCCAATTTTTCGCGTATGTCGGTCGCAGTTGCATGTTGTTTTCCATATAGTTCGGCAATGACCCGAACTTCGCTTAAAGGATATGGCTTTCCGTAAATGCGCTGATCGATTTTCCCTAACATATTGGCATAATGCCGGTTAAATCTACGGATCTCTTCTGTATGGGTGCGCTCTGTCATTCTAAAACCCCTTAAATTTTCAGAATTTTTTTAATTAAATAAAGAGTAATCCAACTAGTTGACTTTGTCAACTAGTTTTTGATCACAATAAAACCATCCAGCCGGCTGCACTGGATGGCGGTAAAATTCAAATATCGTTGCTTCGCTTCATATCCCGTATTGCCTGCACGGATAACCGGACCAGTAGGATGACACATAAGAATAACCCGGTATAGGCGGCTGTGTTCAGGTAGACAGCATATGCCGCCTGGATAAACTGGGCAATGGCAAGCAACGCGGATGACACAAGGCCGAACGTGATCCCTGTCATCAATAAAATAAAGCGGGAAAATAATTGCGTGATAAAATTGGCATTTTTCCGGTCTGAAAAAACATCGTGATGCAAAATGATTTTTCCGCTTTCCACTCGTTCCACAAGACGGTCCAGCCGTTTCGGCAATTTGAGCATTTCCGGGATCAGCAAAGAAAGTTCGCTTTCCAGCCGTTCTTTGACGGCTTTCGGTTCTGTAAAAGGTTTTTTCAGGAAAGCGGTCTTATACTTTTGTGCAAAGACTTTGGCTTCCGTAAACATATCAAACGACGGGTCGATGGTATGCAATGTGCCATCCAACGTAATCAAGGAACGCAAAGCGGTTCCGACAGACGGATAAAACGACAGACCGAAATCCCGCACTAAGTCGAACAGCGAATGGATAAGTTCAGTAGTAGGAATCCGGTTGACAAACGAAATTTTTAATAAAATCTGCCCAATGGCTTGTTCAAATCTGTGTCGGTCAATGTGCTGAGAATCTTCGACCAGCAAAGTGACCGCGTCATATATGACACTGGCGTCCCCTTGCTCTACGCCGATAATGAACAGGCTAAGCCCTTCCTGCTGAGGAGCAGCTAAGCGGCCAACGGCACCGAAATCGAGCAAAATCGGCGACCCGTCCCGTTCATCGATAAAGATATTGCCGGGATGTGGATCTGCATGGAAAATACCCGAATCCAGCATCTGTTCGAAAAAAGAAAACAATACTGTCCGCGCAAAATCCTTCTGATTGATGCCAAATTGTTGAAACACAGCATTTCCTCGTGCAATGCTTTTGCCTTCCGCATACTCCATAACAATTAGGCTATCGTTGCTGTATTCTGTGTAAACGTGTGGAATTTTAACTTGATAAGGGCTATTTTCAAGTGCATTCGAGATTTGGATCATGTTGCGGGTTTCGATATTGAAATTGATTTCTTCGCGGAGCCCTGCAGCAAATCCGATGGCCAGTTCCCTGAAACCAAGATTTTCAGCCCATGTAGACCGGCTGGACACCCATTCTGCAAATTCGACCAGAATATTGAGGTCGTCCCGCATGATCCGTTTGATTTCCGGCCGCAGTAATTTCACGACGACATGGTGGTTGCCTTTTTTCAAGATGGCTTTATGGACTTGGCCGATAGATGCTGCGGCAATTGGTTCCATTTCAAAATGCGAAAAAACTTCATCCAGTTCATCAGACAGTGAATTCTGGAGGATGGTCTGCACTTGGATGCTCGACAGCGGTTTGACGTTTTGTTGAAGGGTTCCAAGCTCTTCGACAAACACAGGCGGAAACAATTCGGTGCGGGTGGACAGCACTTGGCCGAATTTGATGAAGATGCCGCCGCTTTGTTCCAGCGTATCACGGAACGCAATCGCCAACTCCCGGTCATTTTCCCGGTGCCTTGCGTATTTAAGGGCTCTGGAAATGCCGTTGCGGATGGCAATTTCCACGACTTGGCGTAGCCTTTTTTGCCGGCGCCAGCGATGCTGGAGGCGCCTGAAAATAAACTTTCTTCCGGTAATGCGTTCCCCTTTTGCGCCAAGTTCAATGGGATCAAACAGTTCAAATAACAGATACAACAGCATGGAAATAAGCAGGATGCTGCCAATCCATACAATCGTGCTGACGTCAGTGGCGGTGTTAAGGACACTTTCCGATAAGTAATCGGTATAACGCAAATAAGAATACCAGTAAACAAACGTTGTCAGCGATACCCCGAGGGCTACCGATAAAACGCGTTTTATAAAATTGACCTGTGCCCCCATCAGCCGTCCGCTGACAAAGTAAATAAAAACAGTGATAAGCAGTATTTCTAAAAGCAGGACTGCATAAACCAAGGTTTTGCCTCCTTTCTGCATCGAAATATTTACAATGATTAAGTTAAATATTTCATCTTTTTAGTATAGCAAATATAAAGCAATACGTTTTGCATGGACCTAGGCAATTATTAAATTTTAACAAACCGTCTTTGTTAAAACGAAAAAAGGACCCCAGCGGATCCTTTTTTGATTTTCAAGCAAGAATAGTTAATTCAATCCTGATGCTGCCTCGGTCAACTTCATTTCACCGTCAGTTCGAAATACGGCTCTTCTTGCTGGGTATCATCAAACCATCTCTTGTCAATAAACTGAAATCCCACTTTCTGCAGCAGTTTTAACGAGCGTTCATTGCCGGGAGCAGCAGAAGCGTAAATTGTTTCAACTTCGGAATGTCTTTTTGCCAATTCGATGCAGGCTTGGACCGCTTCAGTGGCATATCCTTTGCCCCAGCTGTCTTTTTCAAGATGGCACAGCAATTCCGCAGTGTTTTGGGCATCATTGATATTAAAGCCAGCAGCGCCAATCATATTTCCGGATGCTTTCTCAATAATGCCGTACACGGAGAGCCTTCTTTCCAAGTGACAGCGTTTATAGCCTTCCAGGACGCGTGGGAGAGCTTCCAGTGCAGTCGCTCCTCCTGACTCTTCCATAACTTCCGAATTGCCCCAGAAGCGCATTGCAGCGCTTAAATCGTCTTGAGACAATGTTCTTAAATGCATTCGTGGTGTTTCATATACTTTTTCCAATTCTTGTACCTCCAATAAGTGTATGGAATAGATGATGCTGAACCATCAAGTCTAAGCAGCTTGCCGGGTACGACACGAAATCACTGATTTGCGTGATTGCATGAGAAACTACATCTTTGATCGTATAGACGGTTTCCAGGCAAGCCATGTACCCGCCAATTTCGACTTCAGCGTCCAGCTGTTCCCGGAATTCTCACATCATTGCTTCAGTGGAGTGTTCA is part of the Planococcus shenhongbingii genome and harbors:
- a CDS encoding GNAT family N-acetyltransferase — encoded protein: MEKVYETPRMHLRTLSQDDLSAAMRFWGNSEVMEESGGATALEALPRVLEGYKRCHLERRLSVYGIIEKASGNMIGAAGFNINDAQNTAELLCHLEKDSWGKGYATEAVQACIELAKRHSEVETIYASAAPGNERSLKLLQKVGFQFIDKRWFDDTQQEEPYFELTVK
- a CDS encoding ABC1 kinase family protein: MVYAVLLLEILLITVFIYFVSGRLMGAQVNFIKRVLSVALGVSLTTFVYWYSYLRYTDYLSESVLNTATDVSTIVWIGSILLISMLLYLLFELFDPIELGAKGERITGRKFIFRRLQHRWRRQKRLRQVVEIAIRNGISRALKYARHRENDRELAIAFRDTLEQSGGIFIKFGQVLSTRTELFPPVFVEELGTLQQNVKPLSSIQVQTILQNSLSDELDEVFSHFEMEPIAAASIGQVHKAILKKGNHHVVVKLLRPEIKRIMRDDLNILVEFAEWVSSRSTWAENLGFRELAIGFAAGLREEINFNIETRNMIQISNALENSPYQVKIPHVYTEYSNDSLIVMEYAEGKSIARGNAVFQQFGINQKDFARTVLFSFFEQMLDSGIFHADPHPGNIFIDERDGSPILLDFGAVGRLAAPQQEGLSLFIIGVEQGDASVIYDAVTLLVEDSQHIDRHRFEQAIGQILLKISFVNRIPTTELIHSLFDLVRDFGLSFYPSVGTALRSLITLDGTLHTIDPSFDMFTEAKVFAQKYKTAFLKKPFTEPKAVKERLESELSLLIPEMLKLPKRLDRLVERVESGKIILHHDVFSDRKNANFITQLFSRFILLMTGITFGLVSSALLAIAQFIQAAYAVYLNTAAYTGLFLCVILLVRLSVQAIRDMKRSNDI
- a CDS encoding bifunctional helix-turn-helix transcriptional regulator/GNAT family N-acetyltransferase, which codes for MTERTHTEEIRRFNRHYANMLGKIDQRIYGKPYPLSEVRVIAELYGKQHATATDIREKLGIDRGYMSRMIQKFQEENIISKKQASTDKRQFLIHLTEYGEKVHRGLVDDANREVGKMIDALNAQQVDRLTSAMRTVESLLNFEQAEVPRVIIRPYQPGELGYVSYLHGALYSKTYQFGALFEYYVMKGLAEFMMDPSGGELWIAEVDGEIAGSIAITRSSKDTAQLRWFVLDERFQGLGIGHKLMDTALAFCRTQQYRHIFLWTVNILETARHLYSKYGFTLTEQKANNDWTEDELLEERWDLELGS